The following proteins are co-located in the Chloroflexota bacterium genome:
- a CDS encoding iron-containing alcohol dehydrogenase, with protein sequence MPFAFEFATTRRILFGPGSLGNLPDIGQTLGQSPLLVTGSQANRFPLIEMLQATGLETTIFSVTHEPTTQTVLQGVSLARESDCDMVIAIGGGSVLDAGKAIAMLIANGGEPLDYLEVIGRGLPITEPSAPFLAIPTTAGTGTEVTRNAVLKSPQHGVKVSLRSPFMLPAIALVDPQLTHSLPPGITASTGLDALTQVVEPYVSHRANPLTDGLCREAMVRAARSLEAVCQDGDDASARYDMAVTSLFGGLALANAGLGAVHGFAGPMGGMFPAPHGVICANLLPHVMAANVQALHTRDPASPALSRYDQVARLLTGQVDAAATDGVAWVGTLVDKLALPALSDYGVTADLFPEIIEKAQRASSMKGNPIQLTEEELLSILAAATGSMGP encoded by the coding sequence ATGCCCTTCGCTTTCGAATTTGCCACCACCCGTCGCATTCTCTTCGGCCCCGGCAGCCTGGGCAACCTGCCTGACATCGGGCAAACGCTGGGCCAGTCTCCCTTGCTGGTCACCGGCAGCCAGGCGAATCGATTCCCCTTGATCGAAATGCTGCAAGCCACAGGCCTGGAAACGACCATCTTCTCCGTCACCCACGAACCGACCACCCAGACAGTCCTGCAGGGCGTTTCGCTGGCCCGGGAATCCGATTGTGACATGGTCATCGCGATCGGTGGTGGCAGCGTCCTGGACGCGGGCAAGGCCATCGCCATGTTGATAGCCAATGGCGGAGAGCCGCTGGATTACCTTGAGGTGATCGGGCGCGGCCTGCCCATCACCGAGCCATCGGCCCCCTTCCTGGCCATTCCCACCACCGCCGGTACCGGCACCGAGGTAACCCGCAACGCCGTTTTGAAATCCCCACAGCACGGCGTCAAGGTCAGTCTGCGCAGCCCTTTCATGCTGCCGGCGATAGCGCTGGTCGATCCCCAATTGACCCACAGCCTTCCTCCCGGGATCACCGCCAGCACCGGCCTGGACGCCCTTACCCAGGTCGTTGAGCCCTATGTCTCCCACCGCGCCAATCCCCTCACCGACGGTCTATGCCGCGAGGCCATGGTGCGCGCTGCCCGTTCACTGGAAGCTGTCTGCCAGGATGGCGATGACGCGTCAGCGCGCTATGACATGGCCGTGACCAGCCTGTTTGGCGGATTGGCCCTGGCCAACGCGGGTTTGGGCGCCGTGCATGGCTTTGCGGGCCCCATGGGCGGCATGTTCCCGGCCCCTCATGGCGTGATCTGCGCCAACCTGCTGCCCCACGTCATGGCCGCCAATGTGCAGGCACTGCATACCCGCGACCCGGCGTCCCCGGCCCTGTCCCGCTACGACCAGGTCGCCCGCCTGCTGACCGGCCAGGTCGATGCCGCGGCGACCGATGGGGTCGCCTGGGTAGGAACCCTGGTGGACAAACTGGCCCTTCCCGCTCTTTCCGATTACGGCGTAACCGCGGATCTTTTCCCCGAGATCATCGAGAAAGCACAGCGGGCCAGCAGTATGAAAGGTAACCCCATCCAGCTCACCGAGGAAGAGCTTTTGTCCATCCTTGCCGCTGCCACCGGTTCGATGGGTCCTTGA